TTGTTGCTGGAAGTGATATTAGCCATAGAGTAAAGATTCTAGCTAGTAGTTTTAGGTTAACGCTTCGTGTTCCCCTAGAGAATCCTACACCCATTACTCCCCCGACAATAGCCATTGATGTTGATACTGGTAGTCCTAGTCTTGAAGCGGCTAGCATTGTTAGTGTTGCTGATAATTGTGCTACATAAGCTGTTGGGGGTGTTAGGGGGGAGATTTTTTCTCCTATAGTATCTATGATCTTTGATCCCCACATAATAATGCCTGCTGAGAGACCTATTGATGCAACAATAATTGCTATCCACATAGCTGTTAGGGATTCCTTTATTCCTAGAGCATATAGTATAGCTGCTAATGGCCCGGCAGAGTTGGCTACATCATTTGATCCGAAGGAGAAAGCCATGGCGGCAGCAACCATTATTAATAGTATCCTGGATGCCTCGTGCAGGGGCGAGCCTCCTTCAGCTATTCTTCTTTTCCAGTATAGATATACCATTATCGTTGTTAATGTGCTAATAGTTACTGTTGTGATTGATGCATAAACTATGCTTGACACATTAATAGTTTTTACCAATATAAGAATTGTGGGGGTTGCAGATGTTATATATGATGAGACTATTAAGGAGGTTTTCGCCGGTCTTTTCTCCCTGAATGATCGGCTGAACGCTGGATACAATATATAAGCTATACCTGTTGCTGCGAATGGGACAATTAACCATGCAATCATAATCACCAATATTGTTTCCCAGCTTATAAATGAGGAGCCAATTGCCAGGCCGAAACCAATTATGCCACCAATTATTTCTACATGAACACTCATAGGCACCTTAAGATATGTGCTGATCAATGTATATATACCAGATGCTATCAATACCGAGATCATTCCCTTAACAACATATGGTGCAGGCATATTGAGAGTATTAACTATGCCTTTCATCACAGTATTAGTAACGTATATTCCTAAACTAATAGATCCAGCGAAACTAGCTATTGTAGCCATTATTAAGGCTTTCCTAACATCAAGCACTTTTGCACCAACAGCTGTCCCAATAGCGTTGGGGGCATTATTCGATCCATTATTCCATGCAACGAAGAATGCCGCTAAAACCCCTATAATAAACCATAGTAGGTCCATTACTATTACCTACCCATACCAGTATATAGTATAACTATTTATACATACTCCTAAATAGCCGAATATATTATTCATATAGATATGTTTAGGAAAGATATAAAGGTTTCCCCATAATTCTGATTAGAAGAATACTTGGTATATTAGGTTAGGTATTTCCCGGTGAGAATCTAGATAGCTTATAATGAATCAAATACTTTATCTAAACGAATACCTGTTCTTACTAATTCTTTAAAATACATTATTGATTTTAACGCGTATCTATTAGCATATTTCTCGTTGCCAGGGTATTCCCGCCTCGAATTTCTTAAATGATGATAATATTCGTGGAGAACTACGAATGGGTTCCCATATTCTTCACTGCTCCTGAGACATATAGTCTTCTTAACTGGATCATAGCATCCTAGAGCTTTAGAGTGCTTCTTAGGTAAACCTATTCTGATCCTAGGAGTTAGTATTCCATAATATCTTGAAAGAACTGATAAGGCCTTCTCAGAATCTCTCTTTACTATAAGATATACAGCATAAGCTCTAACAATCTCCTCCGGCATAGAACTGTTGCTCAACTTAGATGCTCCCATATTATTTTTCCTAGCTCCCAACTACCTTAACCAAAAGCTCTTCTTACTCTTAGTAAAATACTAACATATTGGGTAAATAAATAATCGATTACTAATTGAATAAGCCTTACTTATTGTATTTCTCAATAATATAATTATTTGGAGAAAAAAATTGTTTTATTTAGCCAGGTAATAGTCCTTCTTCTTCTAGTCTGTCTGCTACCCATTTAAGACCTAGTTCTTCCAGTTTTGCTCTTGTTGGTCTTCCATCTATCCATCCTCTTAGCTTATAGTATTCGTCTAGCATCTCGTTTAGCCTGACAACGTGTCCTTTTGATGGTCCCTCCGGCATTGGTTCTTCGAGAAGTCTCTTCGGCAGTGTATCATATTCTCTTCCATCGCCAAAGCTTAGTACGTTAAATGCTCTTTCAGCATTGTATATTCTCTCACCGATCTTGTGTACTTCATCCTTGGAGACATCCCAGCCTGTTACAGCACTTATTATTTCAGCATAGTCTTCATCCCATATGGCGAAGCTTGAGAACAAACATACGATCATAGAGTCTACTACGGCGGTGACATCTTGGAACTCCTTGACAAGAGCGGGCTTGCCCTTGGTTGTAAACCTGTCCACAAGTTTTGGTACACCGAGGACCTCAGGTGATATCAGGTATGCTCTTACGTGGCATCCTCCACGATTACTTGTAGCATATGCTAAACCTTGGCCCTGTGCCCCTCTTGGATCATATGCTGGCAGCTCCTGTCCTCTCACACTCATCGATACTTCTGGTGCACCATATTTTTGTGCTAATCTCCAAGAACCCTCAGCTAGCTCATCGCCTATACCGCTCCTATACGCTGTTCTCCATACAAGCTCAACTATAGCATCTGGCGAGCCCCATTTAACATTTAGTCCGCGAAGCTTCTCTGGAGGAATCTTGCCTAGCTCTACAAGCTCCATCAACGCACCAATAGTATTGCCCATACTTATAGTGTCAAGCCCTAGCTCATTACATAGATAGTTAGCCTTGTTAATAGCTTCCAGATCGTCTGTGCCTGTTTGCGCGCCAAAGGCCCAGATCGTCTCATACTCTGGGCCTCCTCCCTCCCCACTAAATGGGGATTTTCCTACCTTAGTATATCTTCCACAAGTGATTACACAGCCCCAACATGATTCTTCAACACTCTTTTTCTTATCAAGATACTTCTCAGCTAATACTTCGCCGCTAATCTTTTCCGCACCCTCAAATACACCTGTACGGAAGTTCCTTGTCGGGAGCATGCCTGCCTTATTGATAATGTTTACCAGTATCGCTGTACCCAGCTTAGGCAGCCCCTCCGAAGTAACCGGGTTTTCACGATGCTTCTTAACCATCTTAATAACTACTTCCTTAAACATCTCCTTCTTAGCAATCTCTGGCTTCATGTGGCCGCGTACAGCTATTGCTTTAATCTTCTTACTACCCCATACAGCTCCATGGCCTCCTCGGCCGGCAGCTCTGTACTTATCATTCATTAATGCAGCAAATCTTACAAGGTTTTCTCCAGCGGGCCCTATTGCTAATACTTTTACCTTCTTAGCCTCATCCCTACCGATCTCGGCTGCAAGTTCTTCCTGGATAATATCAGTAGTTGAATGCACATCCTTGCCCCATAAATGGGTAGCGTCTCTAATCTCGACTTTGCCATCATGTATCCATAGATACACTGGTTTCTCGCTAATATCCTCTAATATAATAGCATCGAACCCTGCAAACTTTAGTTCAGGCCCAAACTTTCCACCGCTCTGAGAATCATGTATTGTATCTGTTAATGGAGACTTTGTTACACTACACCATCTACCAGCTTCTGGTATGCCTGCAACACCTGTTATAGGGCCTGTCATAACAAATGCTTTATTCCTTGGACCAAGGGGATCAGCTTTTGGATCAATTTCTTTCAACGCAAGGTAAACGCCTAATCCTCTTCCACCCAGCCAGCTTCTAAGAACAGTCTCTGGAGGCAATGGCTCAATATAGTATTTATTTCTCCATAAGTTGACACGTAGGATTCTACCCATATACCCGCCAAGCATTATATACACCAGAACACGATTTTCCCACATAGTATTATTCTAACGGATTCTTATATAAGGATTTTCTGAATGAATAAAATCAGCTTCCTAATAGAAATATTAGGATTTCCTAACATGTTAGGTAAAAATGAATAAATAAGCATTCATAGGTCAATGGAACCTAGTATTTCTAGGTGAATAATTGTGTCTATAGAAAAGAATTCCTCATCGATCATCATTGGTGACTGGAAAATATCCCTTAATGAAAAATCGCATCCTAAAGAGATAATGGTTGAGGTAACTACTAGATGCAATTATGACTGTATATATTGTTTTCGGAGATCAATTATTGGCGAAGGCTTTCATGATATGAATAGAGATTTATTTTACAAAATAATAGAATACCATGGTATCTTGTAAAGATATCCGTATTGTTATGAGCTAGAGTAGTTGTGGGACTAGCTTTATATCGGTATACATAAGTGTAGTAAATGAGTTATCTTTATTATTTACCTTACAATGTTAAATGCTCGATATTGCAATATACGCTACCATGTGGGAAGGCATGGTTTTGAAGATCTTAATAAGTAATTTATTGGAAAAATCTCCGATAAAGATCGGCAGGATTGTTTTTTACGTGTTAGTTTTTACCATAATATTTCTAAGCATATCTGTTGCATCAATACTTGTACTGCTCTCTAATGCATCAGCAGTAGCATGTGCTTTTTGGAGAACTTTTTTATCAGCCATTATTCTATGGTTTATAAAACTATTATTAAATAGATCATGGGTTGGTTTAAGAAATTATAAGGTTTTATCATTAATTGTTTTATCTGGTGTTTTTCTCGCAGCTCATTTTCTTTTTTGGATGGAATCCCTGTTTCTAGTACCAGTTGCAATTAGTACCACTATTGTTGTATCTTATCCATTGTTCTCACTAGTGGTTGATAAGATCATATATAATGAACGGATTTATGGGATCCAATATATAGGGTTGACTACAGGATTCATAGGGATAGCGTTTTTTATGGAGCCCAGACTTATTGGTGAATATAGTGTATCTGGTGTTATATTAGCATTATTGGGTGCTGTTGCTGCTACAGGTTATTTTAGTATTGGTAGAAGAGTTAGAAAGGTTGTTGGTTTATTAGAATATACTACTATAGCATACTCCAGTGCAGCTATAACTTTACTAGTATATTCCTTATTTACAGGTGCTAATCTGGTACATTATGGACTAAATAGCTACATATATTTCTTCTTATTAGCAATAATACCTATGCTTGGAGGACATACACTACTAAATTATGTTTTAAAATACATAAAAACAAGTTCGGCAACATCAATAGCTTTAGGAGAGCCTGTTGGCGCATCTATATTAGCATATATTTTTCTTGGACAAATAATTACTCCTATTCAAATATTACTAATAATAGTGATTCTCCTCTCTATAGCTCTCGTTTTATATCCGGAGATAAGAAATATTACAGAGAAAAAATAGTTACAGATTATAACTCAGATAATTATCGGAGATTTGATATTATGGTTGTTAATAAATTATTCTATGAAAGTTTTATTTTATCCTATAATAATTGATATATTCTAGCTATCAGGTGATACTATTGAAGGTGCTGTTATCTCTACCGCCAGAAGTTCACAAGCTTGAAATATACAAGGTCACCGGTATGAGTGCTCCTCCTCTAGGCTTAGCATATATTGGCGCAGTTCTTGAAAATGCAGGTCATAAGGTTAGAATAATAGATTCCCCAACTCTTAAAATAAATTTCAAGGACTGGATCAGTGAGGTTAAATCTTGGGATCCCGACATAGTTGGTATATCCATGCTAACCCCTCTAGCACCTAAGGGATATGTTGCAGCTAAACTTGTAAAGGAGGAACTGGGCAATGATGTAATAGTTATAGCCGGCGGCCCCCACCCCACATATATGTATGAGGAAGCACTCAGCAACGGCATAGACGTTGTTGTTAGGGGCGAGGGAGAATATACTACATTAGAACTTGTCAATACTATTGAGAAATACGGGTTAGACAAGAATACTTTGAAGGAGATAAAAGGTATTGCTTTTAAAGATGATTCTGGTAAAGCTGTTGTGACCCCGCCTAGACCATTTATACAAAACCTAGATGAGCTCCCATGGCCTGCAAGGCATCTGCTTCCAATGGATAAATATACGCTTTTCGGGAAACCTATAAGGATAGCACATGTAATGGCCAGTAGGGGTTGTCCATATGGATGCATATATTGTATAACAAGCTATTTCTGGGGCCGCAGAATAAGGTTTAGATCAGCGAAGAATGTTGCTGATGAGGTAGAGTTCCTAGTGAACAAGTATAAAGCTAACCATATAGCTTTTAGCGATGACGACTTGGTTATTAATAGAAGATTCGTGCTTGGATTTATTGATGAGATCAAGAAGAGAGGACTAGATATAACATTCTCGTGTGGTTCTAGAGTTAACCATATAAACAAGGAGATCCTTAAAACCCTCTACGATAATGGTTGTACAGCACTATATTTCGGTGTGGAATCAGCTAGTCAAGAAACACTTAACCGTATAGGTAAGAGAATAACTATTGAACAAGCTGAAAGAGTATTTAAATGGGTTAAGGAGCTTAAAGGCTTCGCTCTAGGATCATTCATACTGGGATTTCCATGGGAAACAATAGATGATATGAAGAAAACAGTTGATTTCGCAATAAAACTTGATCCAAACTATGCACAGTTCACAGTATTAACACCATATCCTGGAACACCGCTCTTCGAATATGCTAAAAAATATAATTTAATAGAGGATTGGAATTGGGAACACTATACCACTGTTAAACCTGTTATGAGAGGTTTCCACTTCACAACAAAGGATCTAGGAAAAATGATCAAATATGCTTACCGTAAGTTCTATCTAAGAACAAAGTTTATTATGAGAGAACTTAAGGCAGGTAGGCTTAAAGATCTCTCAGGCATTCTCGTGAGAGAAGTCTTTTCTTGGATGAGAGATAAAGTCTACGAGTACTTGAGGTGGAAATAATGAATAATAAATCACAAGATAATTCTAAATCTGATCAAAGAGGTGGTATTGGAGCATTACTAGCTGGGCTTAGAACTCTCTTCG
This is a stretch of genomic DNA from Staphylothermus hellenicus DSM 12710. It encodes these proteins:
- a CDS encoding aldehyde ferredoxin oxidoreductase family protein, which codes for MLGGYMGRILRVNLWRNKYYIEPLPPETVLRSWLGGRGLGVYLALKEIDPKADPLGPRNKAFVMTGPITGVAGIPEAGRWCSVTKSPLTDTIHDSQSGGKFGPELKFAGFDAIILEDISEKPVYLWIHDGKVEIRDATHLWGKDVHSTTDIIQEELAAEIGRDEAKKVKVLAIGPAGENLVRFAALMNDKYRAAGRGGHGAVWGSKKIKAIAVRGHMKPEIAKKEMFKEVVIKMVKKHRENPVTSEGLPKLGTAILVNIINKAGMLPTRNFRTGVFEGAEKISGEVLAEKYLDKKKSVEESCWGCVITCGRYTKVGKSPFSGEGGGPEYETIWAFGAQTGTDDLEAINKANYLCNELGLDTISMGNTIGALMELVELGKIPPEKLRGLNVKWGSPDAIVELVWRTAYRSGIGDELAEGSWRLAQKYGAPEVSMSVRGQELPAYDPRGAQGQGLAYATSNRGGCHVRAYLISPEVLGVPKLVDRFTTKGKPALVKEFQDVTAVVDSMIVCLFSSFAIWDEDYAEIISAVTGWDVSKDEVHKIGERIYNAERAFNVLSFGDGREYDTLPKRLLEEPMPEGPSKGHVVRLNEMLDEYYKLRGWIDGRPTRAKLEELGLKWVADRLEEEGLLPG
- a CDS encoding B12-binding domain-containing radical SAM protein; this translates as MKVLLSLPPEVHKLEIYKVTGMSAPPLGLAYIGAVLENAGHKVRIIDSPTLKINFKDWISEVKSWDPDIVGISMLTPLAPKGYVAAKLVKEELGNDVIVIAGGPHPTYMYEEALSNGIDVVVRGEGEYTTLELVNTIEKYGLDKNTLKEIKGIAFKDDSGKAVVTPPRPFIQNLDELPWPARHLLPMDKYTLFGKPIRIAHVMASRGCPYGCIYCITSYFWGRRIRFRSAKNVADEVEFLVNKYKANHIAFSDDDLVINRRFVLGFIDEIKKRGLDITFSCGSRVNHINKEILKTLYDNGCTALYFGVESASQETLNRIGKRITIEQAERVFKWVKELKGFALGSFILGFPWETIDDMKKTVDFAIKLDPNYAQFTVLTPYPGTPLFEYAKKYNLIEDWNWEHYTTVKPVMRGFHFTTKDLGKMIKYAYRKFYLRTKFIMRELKAGRLKDLSGILVREVFSWMRDKVYEYLRWK
- a CDS encoding DMT family transporter — protein: MVLKILISNLLEKSPIKIGRIVFYVLVFTIIFLSISVASILVLLSNASAVACAFWRTFLSAIILWFIKLLLNRSWVGLRNYKVLSLIVLSGVFLAAHFLFWMESLFLVPVAISTTIVVSYPLFSLVVDKIIYNERIYGIQYIGLTTGFIGIAFFMEPRLIGEYSVSGVILALLGAVAATGYFSIGRRVRKVVGLLEYTTIAYSSAAITLLVYSLFTGANLVHYGLNSYIYFFLLAIIPMLGGHTLLNYVLKYIKTSSATSIALGEPVGASILAYIFLGQIITPIQILLIIVILLSIALVLYPEIRNITEKK
- a CDS encoding inorganic phosphate transporter, with product MDLLWFIIGVLAAFFVAWNNGSNNAPNAIGTAVGAKVLDVRKALIMATIASFAGSISLGIYVTNTVMKGIVNTLNMPAPYVVKGMISVLIASGIYTLISTYLKVPMSVHVEIIGGIIGFGLAIGSSFISWETILVIMIAWLIVPFAATGIAYILYPAFSRSFREKRPAKTSLIVSSYITSATPTILILVKTINVSSIVYASITTVTISTLTTIMVYLYWKRRIAEGGSPLHEASRILLIMVAAAMAFSFGSNDVANSAGPLAAILYALGIKESLTAMWIAIIVASIGLSAGIIMWGSKIIDTIGEKISPLTPPTAYVAQLSATLTMLAASRLGLPVSTSMAIVGGVMGVGFSRGTRSVNLKLLARIFTLWLISLPATMGITYFLTLGLLI